In one Brassica oleracea var. oleracea cultivar TO1000 chromosome C9, BOL, whole genome shotgun sequence genomic region, the following are encoded:
- the LOC106313584 gene encoding coatomer subunit zeta-3 isoform X1, with amino-acid sequence MSRANDSCPLVKNILLLDSEGKRVAVKYYSDDWTTNAAKLAFEKYVFTKTAKTNARTEAEITLLENNIVVYKFAQDLHFFVTGGEDENELILSSVLQGFFDAVALLFRNNVEKMEALENLDLIFLCLDEMVDQGMVLETDANVIAGKVAMQSAEASGSLSEQTLTQAFATAREHLARSLLT; translated from the exons ATGTCAAGGGCTAAT GATTCTTGTCCTTTGGTAAAGAACATTCTTCTTCTAGACTCTGAAGGGAAACGTGTGGCTGTCAAGTATTACTCGGATGATTGGACAACTAATGCTGCCAAGTTAGCTTTTGAAAAATATGTCTTCACGAAGACCGCTAAAACCAATGCTCGCACAGAAG CAGAGATCACGCTGTTGGAGAATAACATTGTTGTCTATAAGTTTGCCCAGGACCTTCACTTCTTTGTTACCGGAGGTGAAGATGAAAACGAGCTCATCTTATCATCTGTTCTACAAGGCTTTTTTGATGCTGTTGCATTACTTTTCAG GAACAATGTTGAAAAGATGGAAGCCCTTGAAAACTTGGATCTCATCTTTTTGTGCCTTGATGAGATGGTTGATCAGGG GATGGTATTGGAAACAGATGCCAATGTCATTGCGGGAAAAGTAGCAATGCAGAGCGCAGAAGCAAGTGGTTCACTCTCTGAACAG ACATTAACTCAAGCATTCGCAACGGCGCGAGAGCACCTGGCAAGAAGTCTTTTAACATGA
- the LOC106314641 gene encoding uncharacterized protein LOC106314641 — MISFKVVSQFCVIIGSYSGISFAFLPKVVQNRSILFIGNSPVRSNMADSLHKAIHSMSLEEEVPLTLPNDPRFRVFDENATSLLGCLLNPDCQSMSRMIDYMPTAWRVHGRVRGIALSRERFQFIFQREEDLLTVLKDRPWSYNHWAMVMERWTLNPPPDFLQTMQLWTRIRHIPINFYTSETMWKLAAEVGHMEEVAYDPKISQTKDYIRALVTFNTENPAKASRKLDTGGEIVTIEFEYEKLHKRCFHCLRLPHEKLRCPLLRKNQNRGLAKTGEGGPSLSIQVATPKEVSVKTGYARGASGVPSSIPRTPDQ, encoded by the coding sequence ATGATTTCTTTTAAGGTAGTTTCTCAGTTTTGCGTGATTATAGGAAGCTATTCTGGAATATCTTTTGCCTTTCTACCCAAGGTGGTTCAGAACCGTAGTATTCTCTTCATCGGAAACTCTCCTGTCCGAAGCAACATGGCTGATTCACTGCACAAAGCTATTCACTCGATGTCTTTAGAGGAGGAGGTTCCGCTGACTCTCCCGAATGATCCCCGTTTCAGAGTCTTCGATGAGAACGCTACAAGTCTACTGGGTTGTCTACTCAATCCAGACTGTCAATCAATGAGTCGCATGATTGACTACATGCCCACTGCATGGAGGGTCCATGGCAGAGTTCGGGGTATTGCGCTATCCAGGGAACGCTTTCAATTCATCTTTCAACGAGAGGAGGACTTGTTGACGGTGCTAAAGGACCGGCCCTGGTCGTACAACCATTGGGCTATGGTCATGGAGAGATGGACTCTCAACCCTCCGCCTGATTTTCTCCAAACGATGCAGCTTTGGACCAGGATCCGTCATATACCTATAAATTTCTACACATCAGAGACGATGTGGAAACTAGCTGCAGAAGTGGGTCACATGGAGGAAGTGGCCTACGATCCAAAAATCTCTCAGACAAAGGACTATATTCGGGCCCTGGTTACTTTCAATACTGAAAATCCGGCGAAGGCGTCTAGGAAACTGGACACTGGTGGAGAAATAGTGACTATAGAATTTGAGTATGAGAAGCTACATAAAAGATGCTTTCATTGTTTGCGCTTACCGCATGAAAAACTAAGGTGTCCGTTGCTGAGAAAGAATCAAAACAGAGGACTTGCTAAAACAGGGGAGGGTGGGCCTAGCTTATCCATTCAGGTGGCTACACCGAAGGAGGTATCTGTCAAAACCGGTTATGCAAGAGGGGCCTCCGGGGTTCCCTCCTCTATTCCCAGAACTCCCGATCAATGA
- the LOC106313584 gene encoding coatomer subunit zeta-3 isoform X2 has product MSRANDSCPLVKNILLLDSEGKRVAVKYYSDDWTTNAAKLAFEKYVFTKTAKTNARTEEITLLENNIVVYKFAQDLHFFVTGGEDENELILSSVLQGFFDAVALLFRNNVEKMEALENLDLIFLCLDEMVDQGMVLETDANVIAGKVAMQSAEASGSLSEQTLTQAFATAREHLARSLLT; this is encoded by the exons ATGTCAAGGGCTAAT GATTCTTGTCCTTTGGTAAAGAACATTCTTCTTCTAGACTCTGAAGGGAAACGTGTGGCTGTCAAGTATTACTCGGATGATTGGACAACTAATGCTGCCAAGTTAGCTTTTGAAAAATATGTCTTCACGAAGACCGCTAAAACCAATGCTCGCACAGAAG AGATCACGCTGTTGGAGAATAACATTGTTGTCTATAAGTTTGCCCAGGACCTTCACTTCTTTGTTACCGGAGGTGAAGATGAAAACGAGCTCATCTTATCATCTGTTCTACAAGGCTTTTTTGATGCTGTTGCATTACTTTTCAG GAACAATGTTGAAAAGATGGAAGCCCTTGAAAACTTGGATCTCATCTTTTTGTGCCTTGATGAGATGGTTGATCAGGG GATGGTATTGGAAACAGATGCCAATGTCATTGCGGGAAAAGTAGCAATGCAGAGCGCAGAAGCAAGTGGTTCACTCTCTGAACAG ACATTAACTCAAGCATTCGCAACGGCGCGAGAGCACCTGGCAAGAAGTCTTTTAACATGA